aaagtagttattagatctcaataaaatttatatgtgaccacatcagctttcgattaaattaaaaattatcaaaatcggtacacccagtaaaaagttattgcggattttcgagtttccctcgatttatctgggatctcatcatcagatcctagtttccttatcatggtacaaaattagggatatcccctttccaacaaaaatagaattatcaaaatcggtacatccagtagaaagttatgcggtataatacagcgtaggtcgactaaaaaagcgtcaagtaaaaacgcattattagatataactcgaaaagtagttgttagatctcaaataaatttaaatgggaccaattagcacacaccacctttcgattaaaacaaaattagtcgaaatcggtctacccggtcaaaagttctgatgtaacatacataaaaaaaatacagtcaaattgagaacctcctccttttttggaagtcggttaaaaaatatatgtatcctTGCCTTCCTAGAAGATTCTTATTAATTACCATgtctcatatattttatatgcttTCGTTGCACGCATCTGGACAGTGCCCGGTATGTATTTATGAACCTACTTATTTATATTCGTACAATGTTATTATTACGCATACTATAAATATGCATGTCGCATATTCTATTCAATAGTATCACTAAATATATACGTCCTAATTGTGATCGATATTAGATCCAATATTGCTTATCAAGGTAACATAAATATCGAAGTGATATATCGAATTTATTAGCGTGACACACTGTACTGGTGGTGTAAGATTTGTACGTGAAATAATTAGAAGGGCaaatatatactcgtactaGGACTAGGTTACCTGATGCTGTTCTGTCTTGTAAACGAAGCAAGAAATGACTTAAAatgattgtttgttttttgaaattattcaatttgaaactcgatgaaatggtgcgtcatgataaagaaaaaaaaaaaaaaacacaaatgtatGAGAGataatgagatagaatacattactcattattttatattctcgcgGAAAAAAATCTCTTATAGGCTACTTTTCTGAAGGTGCACTTATGTcatgtgtgaattgcacacagacatttttttcttaatttttcatttcgtcttgtgtttaatttaaactattattcATGATATATTAAAGGAGTTGATCAAATGTGAAACAGCCAATTTttcatagaataaaaattaatgtttaagcTACCCAATCCCATTCTGTGTCCCTATTAGCCCAAACGTGTCAGTCAAGAGATTTATTGAAAcaagtacctatataaaataaattaacgatGAACATTTTAACGTTACAGTGGACAAAATGACCCACATGGTCGGTTCCTACCCACCCAAAACGGAGATCCAGTCGTACACAACACCCCCAGAAGACGCTCCATCAGGTATGATGGCGAGAGGGTCCTATACAGTGAACAGCTTGTTCACCGATGATGATAAGAACATCCATCTTCAATGGGAATGGAGCTTCGAGATCAAAAAGGATTGGAAAGATTAGAATTGGCTTCGTTTGGATTGGATGCGCAGGTCAGCACCTTTTTAAAGTATTTGTCGAGCGGATATTGATGCAAATTGTTACTTTTCTTGACTATGTAACCAATATTtctgtaatataattttgtaatttgtttCAATGGAATTGATGTAAGGAACtgtattaattacttaataacaattgtAGTACTATCAAATAATTCAGTCAACATTAAAATTGATTGTTTTAGTATCAATTAAAatgaaaggtaaaaaataaagttttgaaaaGTGTTGTGTTAAGAAAGACTTGAAAGTTTTCCACCAAAGTGATTTGTACTAATTctattgaaacaaaatatttactttaaattaattattttcataaatatctcTATATGATAAAAATTCTCTGTTCCGTTTCAAAAAACGCCATTTTATTATGTGTGCCATAGTCTACGATTGTCTATGACCGCGTTGCTCAATATCCTTCGattgatacaaaaaaattacgCACAGTGCTGACGTGCCTCCAATCCAAATAAGTGTCGATAATGTTATCGATGGCTGACTGAGGTTAGCAAAACTAGTGAATAAGCTAATCTctcatttatatgaaaaaattttacataatacgCATTTTACACTCGTATAGAAAATGTAACGTTATCCTTTCAAAACTTCTCTATAATCTTTGAtactacttaaaaaaataattgtactgaaattttattttttaatctgtcaAATCCATCACTATTTTTATACTGTCGATGTAATCTGTACattataacgtaaaaaaaacatgttttcgATATTGATAATAATCATTCATACCATAGAGTAAGACGGTTTAGTGTAGACTTTATTTCGAGATTAATAAAATCCTAgcgtttataataatatcagtataaataatcttaataaatattctatagaTCACCGTAGTGCCGATCGCGTATCTCGATAAATTTTCCagatttctatattttataactactcGTATTAGCTACGAACCGTTCAACGTAAGTTCTAAAACGAAGGGTTCCTTAAGTAAAACTGACCGTTTTTGAATTAAGAAACTAGTTTTTAGTCAGTCTCAGTCGACACTTCATGCGTTTACATCAGCATTCCTGTACCGAGCATTTTATAAGCCACGTTTGTATCGaattttctttcaatttaaaataatctttgaCTATATTGTCGAACTATTCAATATTTAGTACTTTGCTGTCCCTCTCAGGCTCAGCGTTAAAGCTAGAGATAGCAATCCATAAAGGTTAACAATCCAATGATAGAGATAGGTCTGTTTAAAGAACATCTAAATTTATTCCTTGCCTgtaaatataactcaaaaagtaagaAAACGTAATCCGATGTCTCACCGTCTCGTCTACTGGACATTGACGAAGACATCGTGCTAATTCATTACTATCGGAACTTATCGATTAAAATGTATGAAtgtagaataatttttaatgtaatcctAAAGTTAGCATTAATAACAGTAAAACGGTATATTATGAATATACTTGAATACTTCGATCAGTTCAAGAGATGTAAAACGTATTAGAGGTAATAGCGACTCTAGCATTTAGGGGTAATAGCAGCTCTATATTGAGTATCGTTTGATAATTTCGTTCCGTAAGGGAATATCGATACGTTGTAAGTTATCTCTTTCGTATTTCGTATAAATCGTTAAGAGAGAGATATGTATATTAGCgtcacataatatatatagtcaTTGATGTTTTAGAGCACAGAGCACTAAAAatgaaatctatttttaatacctaGCATCTAGATACAGTGCCAGTGACGACGACGTGGCAATAATTATcggaaagtattaaaaaaaattgttttttttctttgaatgtATGATTTCACAACTAGTGTAATTTAGAGGGTAAGCGataaagtacatatataaaggTAATCGGTGTTATAACGTGAGGCGATGTCGCTTGTTGCTGATTTGGAGGGTAGAATGAGGTGCTTCAGTGTCATCACTGGTGCTTCGTACGGACTGGACACACGGACTTTAGATGAAATTATTCTTAAACAATcattttacagtttttataCGTAAGTTATCAAATAGGTAACTTATCAGGGAGATATGTATTTTTGCCATATCGACTAAATTAGTTGCAAATTTGTAAGATTTCCTGAAAAGAAATCTGATTAAAAAAACTAGACATTATCGTTCTGTGTTCGGTATTATACTTTAAATGagaatcaattaaataaacttatatatcCTTACTATAATCCTACAAAAATCGTCCCGTGTGTTCAgtcaacaatattaattaaggCTTCCCTTTTGTAAAATTAGAATTAGTACCCcatttcttaataatttacaaatctGATAATTCTGACGTCATTACTATGTAAAGTTCTGATCAATAACGTTTCCTTGTCGgagagtaaaataaaattataaattataataattataaagtatacTGTGAATTTAAGAATCCCAGAATCGTTGTAGCGTttgttaaattaacaaacgtagcAAGAGaatgaagaataaaaaaagattttaacatTTTGATGTTAATATCActattattaatgaattgtattaaattaaaggaAACCAGTTTATACTAAGATCGTCGCTTTGGATTTGCGTTTCGCAATTGACTCAAAATGTTTGACGTGACAAAGCAATGCGACAATCTTAGCTTAAATCGAcgctttattaaattaataaataaaaaataagcttCAAGAATAGACGTCgaaatttttttgagtttttcatattatttaatattcgtttcataattctttaaatattgaattgtatattgtatgtatttagGTTGATATTCGTTCGGAGCTTGTcctttattatgttttatggtACGTTTATATTCCgtgctatatatattttttattttatattattttgttacttcagtaaatgatttttattacaatagatGTAAAGTTGTATGCAATGTAATAGTTTGGCCAAAAATAAAgcttatttattcaatataccTTGTTTCATTTCATATTATACATAAACTGACCGCACTGCttagattaatttaataatacttaatctatagatactaataaatggagagccggtttttttgttcggttatactacGAAAAtatactgaaccgattttaatgaaattttgcacagaacAGCAGCATATtctatttcgatatatataattattttttaaaaggtggtgcgaagataattaattatacaacgATAATgaatagttataattaattaaatatttcgttcAAATCGACGTCCTCATCTCTGCTGGCTGAGTGTGTTTGCGTCTGTTTCTTCAAGGCGACGCTAACGCGCCGGTCGCTGTGTCGAGGCGGACACAAAGCGGTCAGACGTGTTGGTACATAGCTTGCTTCTAGTAGCTTCAGCGGCATAGCTATTGTCATGCATCCACGCTCTGTTAATAATTATAGTTCAACTGAAATGGATGTATTATACAAAAGCCTGATttcctaaattaaaataattgtgttgcgacaagtaatataacattGATAGTTGACAAAATAAATACGCAACATTAGGGATGGCTAAAAAAGTACTCGACCAATCAAATGGGATCACAtgataagcaccagctttcgattaaaaaaagtgtcattaaaatcggcacagacaataaaatatacaagtagTAAAGTGTATATAGTAATATAgttaagtgtatattttttaatagtagaTTTTAGTTGGTGattttcaatatataataatcaaactATTAAAAAGATACGATAacatcttaaaatatatatatatataaattaggcGTCATGTTGTTTGttgactcctaaactacttaaccgattttaatcaaatttgcacaccgtgtgcagtttgactcaacttgaaagataagctatattttatttcgatataaatatttattacctatATTCACAAAAAAGCCGGTACGTAGTTCGCCAGACCAGCTAGTATGTTTATATGCTTTCATGTTATTCAAGCAAttacttcaacaaatatttaaattctattaaacAAACTACCTGGTAGTCGCCTCCGTATGTTGACATTCTCTATCATGTAGACACCACTTTTTCCGAGTACGTTGGAGACTGTTCTCGCAGTCAGTTCCCTGGTCTGGTCTGATTCTAGAGTAGGCGCATCAGTCGCCACGCCAACTACATGACTTAAGTTAGCCGCTATCCATTCTGCTAACTCGTAACTTAGACCTGAATTGGTATCATGAATTTGAATAATCATCTTAGGCTATATTCTATTCCGCTGTGCAAGtggtacaataataattatactactaACCAGGTATTTTACAAACACATTTTCTATTTTGATTTGTATCTGTCCATCCAAATTTGAATAGAACTAACGTCGGTTCTCGAGGGTCATATTTGAGGGTAGTCCATTGTAACGCCACGTCAAGAGTAAGGACGAAATTGAGGTCTTGTTTTGATAAGTAGCTCACGTCTACTATTTCCACTGAAATAATGTTTCTAAGTAAGTAGAAAATAGTAGTATTCTAAGTATTCTAAGTAGTAGTAAGTAAAATACTTGGAAAATTGGAAAGATATATGAAGCAGCCCGCGGATTGATTGTTTTGGGATGTatagcgtttattttaataaatcgactgtccctacgtataatatcgatattgaaaaaaaggcactttacattttttacgctgaatgatttgttaagtatcgatattgagtataagctcataaaaatgtgattttatgtgtattttatagcattttctcttttttctttgaaaatatacataaaaagtagttttttcatgcaataaaaaaaaaaaatttcagtttcgatactgtataCGGACTGTACACACGAAACAGTCGAAATATGAAACATTATACGAGGGaaaaaatttcaacaatattatagttttttatttgttctggTGAACTTTAAAATTCCATTACGTCTTCTAAGCTTGAAAACCGACGCATGCATAAAAAAAGTAGAGTTTGATTTTAGGAGTACCTAAGCTATTGACGTGACAAGAGCGCTATGAAAAGTGTGGTCGGTGGGgggaacggaagttgagagggagacataagttagtgaagataggaagagagagagttacgtttcgtatattactgtaggagcaactaaagaagttttacttcagtcgtgtggtctaaagcacgctcgttttgTTTGTTCAACTTAAGCCATTTATAAACGTAAAAGTTATAAATGGGTTAGATTTAAAATTCATATCTTGtaacaaaaatagtattattttaatattaaatgctTTTGTTTAATTCTTAAGACAGCTTATCGTCAATGTAAGATCCATTTTAAACCTTCCATTCCATCCCAttcttcttatttaaaaaaatcataatcataataataaaataaaattatacgtgATATACAGAACCAAGTTATGataaagacttaaaaaattGTCGCAATATAGCGCTAGTgcgaatttattattaaaaaaaaatccctttCTTCCCTCGTCTATTAGCGTACCCACGGTGGGACAAGGTGACATTTGCCCCACAATGACTcaaaggtaataataataataataataaagtcaatgaaaagttgcaataaataaaaggaTTTAATTTTCTACTACTTCTCGAGTTTTACATGTATTTGTCTCTGACCCACCTTTTCAAAATTCTGGGAATGCTTATGTCTTCGTCCCTTATATCTGTccttattagataaataaaaagacaTGTGTAAGACGTGTTGATAGAAAACTTGATCTAACTTCTAATTAAGataaattcttaaattttttacttacgaCGAGTAATAAGATACTCAGAAGGAATAATAGCCGGTTGCATAGAACCCGACGCTCCTGCGTGCTCTAAATGAATTCCAGTACCTAAGCCAGGTATACCACAATTTACGCATATTttcctaaaaatattaaacgtaaTTATTAAGCCATATATAATAGGAgttgcttttaaaaaaaaattgtcttcaCGAAGAGCGagcgaaattttttattttttaattctaaactaggtatgtccgcgacttcgtccgcgtggaattaacaaaaatattgttcagttcgcagttacaaaagaaagttctaaaatagaagtagcctaagttactccttatttatcggctatctgccagtgttaagtcccgttaaaatcgatccagccacTGCAGAGATTAGCcgcaacaaacagacagacaaacagacaaaaattgtaaaaaaaatgttattttggtatatgtaacgtgtagacattcatatgcatttagtaaaaagcggttattttaatgttacaaacagacactccaattttatttatttgtatagatgtatcataattaggatttttttactACTACTATCAGCCtatttttttgctaaaaagaggatttaaactataaaatacttAGACAATATTAGGAGACCTTACCAGTTTTTTTCAATCGCTCCGTAATAATCTTTAACACTACTCCAAGTCGTCGGATGAGTTAAATCAAACACGTGTATAATAGAAAGATCTTGATCATCTAAATACCGTTTACTCGACATCACGAAAAACTCAAatttcacaattattataaaatacattagaaCATGTGTATTCATTTTGGAGTTTGAATAGTCATTTGATTTAACACTGCTAtgattgaatattttgttttgcTCGTCATTAGAATAGATGTTTAGAATATATGGTATAGGTTTAGTGCGTGACTTCTCTTTACGCTGTAGAATAAGCGAGtgtaattatttacgtttttaaaacaattgtaattattatattattgcaatatttatgttttttaacctAGCATTTTATAAGAATAgcaatttttatactttttttgacTAGTTTTTTTTTGACTGGCCCGTTAGCacatatgataaatatttctttcttgtGTTTTTTGatgatattgattttttttcttacagtCTGTCtagttttttcgttttttagtcagttttttttttctaattaaatgtatttacttattatttattattatttctttatttttgtttttggtgtAATACTGTCTGCGATTTGTGTGATGTCACATCAGGTTTATGCATCCGATTCAACGATACGAGAATTGTCGAAACAAAGGAAGTTGTACAAAGACGGTATTATCTCATATTGGGTATAGGATACAGAACATTAAACGTGGCGAGGTAGTTTAAAaagaaacgaaaaataaaatttataattattaacgtTCTCGTATCAACAGAtaaactagcccgttggcgcagtttgtagtggccctgctttctgtcctgcgggttgcgagttcgattcccgcctgattCTGGGTgtcatataatatttgtatttatgtatttatatatgtattatttttatgtatgtttgtaaaaaaaatatagttataacagtcggctgttacctgtaacacaagcattaagttgcttaccataggaacagacgaccgtgtgt
This genomic stretch from Melitaea cinxia chromosome 10, ilMelCinx1.1, whole genome shotgun sequence harbors:
- the LOC123657476 gene encoding uncharacterized protein LOC123657476, which gives rise to MSSKRYLDDQDLSIIHVFDLTHPTTWSSVKDYYGAIEKNWKICVNCGIPGLGTGIHLEHAGASGSMQPAIIPSEYLITRLEIVDVSYLSKQDLNFVLTLDVALQWTTLKYDPREPTLVLFKFGWTDTNQNRKCVCKIPGLSYELAEWIAANLSHVVGVATDAPTLESDQTRELTARTVSNVLGKSGVYMIENVNIRRRLPERGCMTIAMPLKLLEASYVPTRLTALCPPRHSDRRVSVALKKQTQTHSASRDEDVDLNEIFN